One genomic window of Micropterus dolomieu isolate WLL.071019.BEF.003 ecotype Adirondacks linkage group LG14, ASM2129224v1, whole genome shotgun sequence includes the following:
- the LOC123983542 gene encoding BTB/POZ domain-containing protein KCTD2 yields MSETEDETGAYLIDRDPTYFGPILNYLRHGKLIMDKNLAEEGVLEEAEFYNIASLVRLVKERIRDNENRTSQGPVKHVYRVLQCQEEELTQMVSTMSDGWKFEQLISIGSSYNYGNEDQAEFLCVVSRELNNSTNGIVIEPTEKAKILQERGSRM; encoded by the exons GACGAGACAGGAGCCTACCTGATCGACAGGGACCCCACATACTTCGGCCCCATCCTGAATTACCTTCGGCACGGAAAACTGATCATGGATAAAAATCTGGCTGAGGAAG GTGTTCTTGAGGAAGCCGAGTTCTACAACATCGCATCACTGGTGAGGCTGGTTAAAGAGAGGATACGAGATAACGAAAACCGGACGTCTCAg GGCCCTGTGAAGCATGTGTATCGAGTACTACAGTGCCAAGAGGAGGAGCTCACACAGATGGTCTCAACCATGTCGGACGGTTGGAAGTTTGAGCAG CTTATAAGTATCGGCTCCTCTTACAACTACGGCAACGAGGACCAGGCCGAGTTTCTATGTGTAGTTTCCCGGGAACTCAACAACTCCACCAACGGCATCGTCATCGAGCCCACCGAGAAGGCCAAG ATCCTCCAGGAGCGAGGCTCCCGGATGTGA
- the slc16a5a gene encoding monocarboxylate transporter 6 — protein MTQRNGTRGASDRRLHPQASVVYEQANGMEHDKVRESNDCESEEGSQGGECRESVAVTGAVTAPDGGWGWVVLAATIMVLALTLAFPSCVGIFYNDLQNEFRASNSETSWVPSIMTSVLHAGGPFCSVLVERLGCRATVMLGGVLSGLGMAASSFTQSISQLYVTAGVITGLGFCFSFQPAVTILGHYFVRRRAFANAMSSTGTALGLCALPILGNYLHTELGWRGSFLVLGAVLLNCCVCGAVMRPLQPRKHRGQPLMNHGPPPSEEENVRKENGWVRTAWRYLLASLSKHMAFDQLCNNSRYCMYAIGITWMMLGFVVPLVYLVPYATDNNMEQGRAALLLSILGVVNVVVRPPIGIIFNMPWFKGRHIYVFSAALLVNGLSNSICCIGPSFAVLLTYVVIYGLSMSVVGSLMFTVLMDIVEMSRFPSALGLLAIMESITLLIGPPLAGVLIDRTDQYFYVFFACSAVVASSALFLIVSFYWLDKKDRKSSKQGQPPTLPEPARPAVDVAPGCHYSSVPTEGDKVKASANGAEYITSL, from the exons ATGACTCAGAGAAATGGAACGAGAGGGGCGAGTGATCGCCGCCTCCACCCGCAGGCCTCCGTGGTTTATGAGCAGGCCAACGGTATGGAGCACGACAAAGTTCGAGAGTCAAATGACTGTGAATCAGAAGAGGGGTCACAGGGGGGTGAATGCAGAGAGTCCGTGGCTGTAACGGGAGCAGTCACTGCTCCGGATGGCGGGTGGGGCTGGGTGGTGCTGGCTGCCACCATCATGGTCCTGGCTTTGACCCTGGCGTTCCCCTCCTGTGTGGGAATCTTCTACAATGACCTGCAGAATGAGTTTCGCGCCTCCAACAGCGAAACCTCCTGGGTGCCCTCCATCATGACGTCGGTGCTTCATGCGGGAG GTCCCTTTTGCAGCGTGTTGGTGGAGAGATTAGGTTGCAGAGCGACGGTCATGTTGGGCGGAGTCCTGAGTGGTCTTGGAATGGCTGCCAGTTCGTTTACCCAGTCCATCAGCCAGCTCTACGTTACAGCTGGGGTCATTACAG GACTTGGTTTCTGCTTCAGCTTCCAACCAGCTGTGACAATCCTGGGGCATTACTTTGTGCGTCGTCGTGCGTTTGCCAACGCCATGTCCTCCACAGGCACAGCCCTGGGACTGTGCGCGCTACCTATCCTGGGTAACTACCTCCACACAGAGCTGGGCTGGAGAGGGAGTTTCCTTGTTTTGGGGGCTGTCCTGCTTAACTGCTGCGTGTGCGGAGCAGTGATGAGGCCCCTCCAGCCCCGCAAGCATCGAGGCCAGCCACTGATGAACCACGGACCCCCTCCGTCAGAGGAGGAAAATGTGAGGAAGGAAAATGGTTGGGTGAGAACGGCATGGAGGTACCTGTTGGCTTCCCTGAGCAAACACATGGCCTTTGATCAGCTCTGCAACAACTCTCGTTACTGTATGTATGCCATCGGCATCACCTGGATGATGCTTGGGTTTGTGGTGCCCTTAGTGTATCTGGTTCCCTACGCCACAGATAACAACATGGAGCAGGGGCGCGCTGCACTCCTGCTCTCCATCCTGGGTGTCGTTAACGTCGTGGTGAGGCCGCCCATTGGCATCATCTTCAACATGCCCTGGTTCAAAGGGCGacacatttatgtattttccGCAGCTTTGCTGGTCAACGGCCTCAGTAACAGCATCTGCTGCATCGGGCCCAGCTTTGCTGTATTGCTGACTTATGTGGTGATCTACGGGCTGTCCATGAGTGTGGTGGGCTCCCTGATGTTCACTGTCCTCATGGATATAGTGGAGATGAGCCGCTTCCCCTCGGCTCTGGGCCTGCTCGCTATCATGGAGAGCATCACGCTGCTCATTGGGCCTCCACTGGCAG GAGTCCTGATTGACCGTACAGACCAGTACTTCTACGTCTTCTTTGCCTGCAGTGCCGTTGTTGCCTCATCCGCCTTGTTCCTCATCGTGTCATTTTACTGGCTGGACAAAAAGGACAGGAAGTCGTCAAAGCAGGGTCAGCCCCCCACACTGCCTGAACCAGCGAGACCCGCTGTTGACGTAGCACCTGGCTGTCATTACAGCAGCGTGCCCACAGAGGGAGACAAAGTCAAGGCCTCGGCTAACGGGGCGGAGTATATCACCAGCCTCTGA